The Lewinellaceae bacterium genome has a segment encoding these proteins:
- a CDS encoding ABC transporter ATP-binding protein produces MNKIAQVKGANKIYKVGDTTITALDKTDLEVFAGEVLMIIGPSGSGKTTLLSLLGCVIYPTAGQVVVNGQETTQLNDNQLAALRLNNIGFVFQSFNLIAPLSAESNVAFPLTLTKKMTQKEAMEKAHSALDKVGMLDRRKNLPRQLSGGQQQRVAIARALVTDPMMLLCDEPTAALDAASVGKVMEELKSLAEQGKAIVIVTHDRRLEPYAHRVVQVDNGRVTEIR; encoded by the coding sequence ATGAATAAAATTGCCCAGGTAAAGGGCGCAAATAAAATTTATAAGGTAGGGGATACTACCATCACCGCATTGGATAAAACTGATTTGGAGGTATTTGCCGGGGAAGTTCTGATGATTATTGGCCCTTCAGGTTCAGGAAAAACAACCTTGCTTTCCCTATTGGGGTGTGTTATTTACCCTACCGCAGGCCAGGTTGTGGTGAACGGGCAGGAAACAACCCAATTAAATGATAATCAACTCGCAGCTTTACGCCTGAACAATATTGGATTTGTTTTTCAGAGTTTCAACCTCATCGCTCCTTTGAGTGCAGAAAGCAATGTGGCTTTCCCTTTAACTTTGACCAAAAAAATGACACAAAAAGAGGCTATGGAAAAAGCACATAGCGCTTTGGACAAAGTAGGGATGTTGGATCGAAGAAAAAACCTGCCCCGACAATTATCCGGAGGGCAGCAGCAACGGGTTGCTATTGCAAGGGCTTTGGTGACCGACCCCATGATGCTATTGTGTGATGAGCCTACAGCAGCTTTGGATGCTGCGTCTGTCGGAAAAGTAATGGAAGAACTGAAATCTCTCGCAGAACAAGGGAAGGCCATTGTAATTGTAACCCATGATCGCCGCCTTGAACCGTATGCCCATCGTGTGGTACAGGTTGATAATGGAAGGGTTACTGAAATTCGCTAA
- a CDS encoding biotin/lipoyl-binding protein — translation MKSPNPKIIVFLALAGVLAASSFLFTGCGGSGKDKSVTADSAQNIENKSLEAVPDKVVGLAKIDPEGKTIDLYPQVSGSIEAVKTKLSDIVQKGQVLFVIDHATEEANISKIQAQMQVQQAVIKNAAATLAKMKANAANAEKNYARVKKVYDQGADTKANLDDLKNEWTVALTDVTASEANVENARASLTELKTDLLLAQIALEKHFIKAPANGIILEVNTALGAEAGPGISLGSFAAESPMDAVTEIDELFADKVKLDQFAFIRKQGASDTLAEGRVVEVAPSLRQKSLFSDEVGKLEDRRVREVKVRLTKGQEKLLYGQRVECVIDVRK, via the coding sequence ATGAAAAGTCCAAATCCAAAAATAATTGTTTTCCTTGCTCTGGCAGGGGTATTGGCTGCATCCAGTTTTTTATTTACAGGATGTGGCGGATCTGGTAAGGACAAAAGCGTAACGGCAGACTCCGCCCAGAACATTGAAAATAAATCTTTGGAAGCGGTGCCTGATAAAGTGGTGGGCTTGGCAAAAATAGATCCGGAAGGAAAAACCATTGATTTGTATCCACAAGTCAGCGGAAGTATTGAGGCCGTTAAGACAAAGTTGAGTGATATTGTTCAAAAAGGCCAGGTACTTTTTGTGATCGACCATGCAACGGAAGAGGCCAATATTTCCAAAATACAGGCACAGATGCAGGTACAGCAGGCCGTCATAAAAAATGCAGCAGCAACACTGGCAAAAATGAAAGCCAATGCCGCTAATGCGGAAAAAAATTATGCCAGGGTTAAAAAGGTTTATGACCAGGGGGCTGATACAAAAGCGAATCTGGATGATCTTAAAAATGAATGGACCGTGGCGTTAACCGACGTAACGGCTTCGGAAGCCAATGTGGAAAATGCCAGGGCCAGTCTGACAGAATTAAAAACAGACCTGCTCCTGGCGCAAATAGCGTTGGAAAAACATTTTATCAAAGCACCGGCCAACGGCATTATTTTGGAAGTAAATACGGCCCTCGGTGCCGAAGCAGGGCCCGGGATATCTCTCGGATCTTTTGCCGCTGAATCGCCCATGGATGCAGTTACCGAGATTGACGAGTTGTTTGCAGATAAGGTAAAACTCGACCAATTTGCTTTTATTCGAAAACAAGGGGCATCGGATACTTTGGCGGAAGGTAGGGTGGTCGAGGTCGCTCCCTCCTTGCGGCAAAAATCTTTGTTCTCAGATGAAGTGGGTAAGCTGGAGGACAGGAGGGTCAGGGAAGTGAAGGTGCGTTTGACCAAGGGACAGGAGAAACTATTGTACGGACAAAGAGTTGAATGTGTCATTGATGTTAGAAAATAA
- a CDS encoding TolC family protein, protein MKLIVQNIMLVIFFLSSQNVLGQSLDTISLTLEQAWKMAEQNHPDYQSQLISGQITDKQLDEALGKLLPQISGTFDVRYNIKRPTTILPGELVGRPGEDIPVQFGKFWNNTAGIEISQFVFDATILEDLKILRLNRQLDDVQAEVSLQNLKIDAIRSYLQVLINEARSKELKNNALALKNTLVLTQAKVDAELLNEIELERVENSYQNALSDIAKSEQAILLSRQLLNLVLGLPVDQPVVLLDELQVPDDFETTVAMETIQPVNLTNLPALRLQILQVSAIEAEMKKQQKALLPTASLYGYLGSNGVGDQPNWFNSSKIRWYGSSYVGLKLNWQFNAFFDNRQIMPQLTLKMQQAKLQVKGTQNDLMEAIVEAQSNLKSASEDIRIQQRNYKFAKKELNYLTIRFQNDLSTAKDLIEAEETMNAAQAGYWGAYYNFQVAAYELQKAKGEI, encoded by the coding sequence ATGAAATTGATCGTTCAAAATATTATGCTGGTTATTTTTTTTCTTTCCTCCCAAAATGTTTTGGGCCAATCCCTGGATACTATTTCTTTGACATTGGAACAGGCATGGAAAATGGCAGAACAAAATCACCCTGACTACCAGAGTCAGCTTATCAGCGGACAGATCACAGACAAGCAATTGGACGAAGCGCTTGGTAAACTGCTTCCTCAAATATCCGGAACCTTTGATGTGAGGTATAATATTAAAAGACCTACCACGATTTTGCCCGGAGAACTGGTGGGTAGGCCGGGAGAAGATATTCCTGTTCAATTTGGTAAATTCTGGAACAATACTGCCGGGATTGAAATCAGCCAGTTTGTTTTTGATGCCACCATTTTGGAAGATTTAAAAATACTCAGGCTCAACCGTCAACTTGATGACGTACAGGCGGAAGTGAGCTTGCAAAACCTTAAAATCGATGCTATCCGCAGCTACCTTCAGGTGTTGATCAATGAAGCCAGAAGCAAAGAGCTTAAGAATAATGCCCTTGCATTGAAAAACACCCTGGTGCTGACTCAAGCCAAAGTGGACGCTGAATTACTCAATGAAATTGAATTGGAAAGGGTGGAAAACAGCTATCAGAATGCGTTGTCTGATATAGCAAAATCAGAACAGGCTATCCTTTTAAGTCGCCAGTTATTAAACCTGGTTTTAGGGTTGCCTGTCGATCAGCCTGTTGTGCTGCTTGATGAGTTGCAAGTGCCTGATGATTTTGAAACAACTGTTGCCATGGAAACGATCCAACCGGTTAATTTAACCAATTTACCGGCCTTGCGACTCCAGATCCTTCAAGTAAGTGCTATAGAGGCAGAAATGAAAAAACAGCAAAAGGCTTTACTGCCCACCGCCTCCCTTTATGGTTATCTGGGCTCCAACGGGGTAGGCGATCAACCAAATTGGTTTAATAGCAGTAAAATCAGATGGTATGGCAGCAGTTACGTCGGACTGAAACTCAATTGGCAGTTCAATGCGTTTTTTGACAATCGGCAAATAATGCCTCAATTGACATTGAAAATGCAGCAGGCCAAGCTCCAGGTAAAAGGTACCCAAAATGACCTTATGGAAGCTATTGTAGAGGCGCAATCTAATTTGAAATCCGCATCTGAAGACATTAGGATACAGCAGCGGAATTACAAATTTGCAAAAAAAGAGCTGAACTACTTGACCATTCGCTTTCAGAACGACCTGTCCACGGCCAAAGATTTAATAGAAGCAGAAGAAACAATGAATGCAGCACAAGCGGGATATTGGGGGGCTTATTATAATTTTCAGGTGGCAGCATATGAGTTGCAAAAGGCGAAAGGAGAAATTTGA
- a CDS encoding ABC transporter permease has product MFKTPPKFKTALRFILYDKSKSIGALFGVIISTFLIGQQTGVFSFLTNSMNVLVGLNSQYIWVVDNHTENANALGRLDNRIEYELKSLKGIKNVHPLFVGGATVQFPQGDNTAVTLIGVSSPDFVGGPAQFYEGKARNLLPDGAIAVDIFDTRVFPKTDLGTTLEINGRKAYIAARTKGVRGFGGVLVFTTIERARLWSAAGDNTASAFLVETSPGQDRQQMIGVINKNIYGVRAWEGKELGNKTIQFILKNTSIATSIGTMVVFAFIAGFFIVGLTLFSAAVDRVKDYGTMKAIGATNGYIRRLIYTQAAIFAILGFSIGFLLIKGFTTAIAKQGLLIHFSPSFLIVFFMLICFIALGGATFASRRISKFEPAEVFRF; this is encoded by the coding sequence ATGTTTAAAACTCCTCCTAAGTTTAAAACGGCGCTCAGGTTTATTCTTTATGATAAATCCAAATCTATTGGTGCATTGTTTGGGGTAATAATCTCTACTTTTTTGATTGGTCAGCAAACCGGCGTTTTTAGTTTTTTGACCAATAGCATGAATGTTTTGGTCGGGTTAAACTCCCAGTATATTTGGGTCGTTGATAATCATACGGAAAATGCCAATGCGCTCGGCAGGCTGGATAACAGGATTGAATATGAACTTAAATCCCTTAAAGGGATAAAGAATGTCCATCCTTTATTCGTTGGAGGGGCTACCGTTCAATTCCCGCAAGGAGATAACACAGCAGTCACCCTTATTGGTGTTAGCAGTCCGGATTTTGTGGGGGGCCCCGCTCAATTTTATGAAGGTAAGGCCCGTAATCTTCTTCCGGATGGAGCCATTGCCGTAGATATTTTCGATACCCGTGTTTTCCCTAAAACAGATTTGGGGACCACCCTTGAAATCAATGGTAGGAAAGCATATATAGCCGCACGAACGAAAGGGGTTCGCGGATTTGGAGGAGTGTTGGTTTTTACCACTATTGAAAGAGCCAGACTTTGGTCTGCCGCCGGGGACAATACTGCCAGTGCTTTTTTAGTGGAAACATCCCCGGGCCAGGATCGCCAACAAATGATTGGGGTCATTAATAAGAATATTTATGGGGTTCGAGCATGGGAAGGCAAAGAACTTGGCAATAAAACCATTCAGTTTATCCTGAAAAATACCAGTATTGCAACCTCCATTGGTACGATGGTTGTATTTGCTTTTATCGCCGGATTCTTTATTGTGGGGCTGACGCTTTTCTCCGCAGCGGTAGACCGTGTTAAGGATTATGGCACCATGAAAGCTATTGGGGCAACCAATGGTTATATCCGCAGACTGATATATACCCAGGCCGCTATATTTGCCATTTTGGGGTTTAGTATCGGATTTTTGTTGATTAAAGGCTTTACAACCGCTATTGCCAAACAAGGGTTGCTCATTCATTTTTCCCCTTCTTTCCTGATCGTTTTCTTTATGCTGATTTGTTTTATTGCCCTGGGAGGAGCCACCTTCGCCTCTCGCCGAATTTCCAAATTTGAACCCGCCGAAGTATTTCGTTTTTAA